The Pseudomonas graminis region TGGTCAACGAAGGCATGCAGGCCCAGGCCACGGGCGCCGAACAGATCAACCAGGCGCTGGTGCAGCTGGGCGATGCCAGCAGTCAGACTGTGGAATCCCTGCGTCAGGCCAGCTTCGCCATTGATGAACTGAGTCAGGTGGCGGTGGGGCTGCGTAGCGGCGTTTCGCGTTTCAAGGTCTGAGCCAGGCCCATGATCGAGCATTCAGCCAGGCGCAACGCTACGGTGTTGCCGAAGAACAAGCTGTTTCTGCTATTTCGCATCGGTGCGGAACGCTATGCGCTGCAAGCGACGGAAGTCGCCGAAGTGCTGCCGCGGCTGGTGCTCAAGCCCATCGCACAGGCGCCGCACTGGGTCGCCGGTGTGTTTGCCCACCGTGGCGCCATCGTCCCGGTCATCGACCTCAGCGCGCTGACCTTCGGCCATCCCGCGCAACTGCGCACCAGCACGCGGCTGGTGCTGGTGCATTACCGCCTTGGCTGTGATCGTCCGGCGCGGGAACTGGGTTTGATCCTCGAACAGGCGACCGACACGCTGCGCTGCTCGCCCCATGAATTCAAGGCCTACGGCC contains the following coding sequences:
- a CDS encoding chemotaxis protein CheW — encoded protein: MIEHSARRNATVLPKNKLFLLFRIGAERYALQATEVAEVLPRLVLKPIAQAPHWVAGVFAHRGAIVPVIDLSALTFGHPAQLRTSTRLVLVHYRLGCDRPARELGLILEQATDTLRCSPHEFKAYGLDNSQAPYLGPVREDEQGLLQWIRVDDLLSDAVRELLFPEQPMSLDAFEAAP